GAGGACGAGGATGCCGGTGCCCTCAGCCTGCCCAGCCTGCTGGCGCTGACCGTCGATGATGCCTTGGCCAGGGTCGCCGACCTGCCGAAGGTGCATGCCCGGCTGCAGGTGTTGCGCGACCTGGGTCTGGGATACCTCACGCTGGGGGAGGCCACGCCGGCGCTGTCCGGCGGCGAGGCCCAGCGGCTGAAGCTCGCCTCGGAACTGGGCCGTGACCAGCGCGACGCCGTCTTCGTGTTCGACGAGCCGACTGTGGGACTCCACCCCCTCGACGTCGAGGTGCTGTTGGGCGTCTTCGAGCGACTCATCGACCACGGCGCCACGGTGATCGTCATCGAGCATGACCTCGACGTGATCGCCAACTCCGACTACATCGTTGACCTCGGGCCCGGGGGCGGCGAGGCCGGTGGTCGCATCATTGCCACCGGGACGCCGTCGCAGATCATGGACGACCCTCAGTCGGTGATCGGCCGCTACCTGCGTGAGGACCAGGCTCCCCGGCATCGCTGAGCGGGACCACGGCCTCCCACCCCCGGTGGACGCGCAGATGGCGCCGGGGGTTGAGGCGGCTCGTGGATCGCCAGCCCACCGGAGGGTATTATCGCGCAATTCCTGAATTCCCTTGACCGGTCTTGTCCGGGCTGCCCAGAATGAGCGGAACGGACAGTGAGGAATGGCCCATGTTGATGTCACGAGTTATCGCCGCGTGCTGTGCCGGTGCCGCAATGATTGCCATGAGTGCCTGTTCCTCGTCGCACGATTCCGGCATGATCGACGGCGCGGGCGTGGATGCGGAATACCGTCAGGAGGCGGCGACGCTGACCTGGCCCCAGGGCTTCCCCGACCCGGGTTCCAACTTCACGGAGAAGGACGGCGGTACCGGCGACGGCTATCCGGTGCACAGCTTCCCGGGGGAGGGCTTTTCGGCAGCCGATTCCACGTGGTGGTGCGCGTGGGTGAACTACTACGTGCAGGACCCAGCGGCACATGCGCAACAGAGCCTGGCGCAGATGCGCACGATCAAGGAAAAGCACCTGTATGCGAAGGCCGGCGCCCCGGACTTCAGGGAGAGCGTCGACGCCGAGATCGCGGCATTGGAGCTGGGCGACGCGGGGCTGCTACAGCTCGACTATCAAGCAAACTGCAAGGTGGACTAGTCAACAAACGGAATAGCCGATAAGCGGAGTAGTCACGAGATCGACTGGTCATTAAACTATTTCAGCGTGAGCGCGGGGCGCACCATGGTGCGGTTGTCAGGCCTGCATGGTGCCATTATCCGGCCGACAGGGCGCGACGCATGGGCTCCATCTTGGCATCGGTCTCGAGCCATTCGCGTCCGGCATCGGAATCGGGGAGTATCCCGGCCCCGGCGAAAAGGTCGGCATTGCGCGATCCGTCGTCGAATTGGGCGCAGCGCAGCGCCAGGGCCCATTGGCCCGATCCGTCCGGACGCAGCCAACCGACCGGGCCACTGAAGCGGCCACGGTCGAGGCCCTCGACGCGCTGGATCTGTGCGAAGGCGAGGTCACGCGGCGCCCCACAGATCGCCGCCGTCGGGTACAGCAGGTCGGAGATGTCGGCCGAACCATGTCCCGGACGCACCGTGGCCCGGATGTCGGTGGCCAGGTGGGTCACATTGGGCAGCCGCAGCAGGAACGGCCCGGTCACCTGCGCATCGAGCAGGCCGGCTTGGGCCAGGTGGGTGGTCACCGAGGTGACCGACAGCTCGTGTTCGCGGCGCTCCTTGGGATCGGTGAGCAGCTCCTCATCCCACTTCGGCTTGCGCGTGCCGGCCAGGATCCGGCAGTGGAACACCCCGTCGTGCACCTCGGCCAACAGTTCCGGGGTTGCCCCCACCAGCCCGTCGTGGGAGAACGTCCAGCAGTCGGTGAAGCGGGCCGCCAGGGTCGCCAGGATTCGTCGCTGGTCCAGCGCACGGTCGGCCCGGGCGTGCACACGTCGGGCCAGCACGACCTTCTGCATGACCTCGCCCGTGTCGCTCCCGACCGGCTCACTCAGCACCGCGCGGGTTGCGTCCACGGCCTCGGTCCAGTGCTCCCGGGACCCCCGGGGCAGCGTGAAGTCCACGTGCAGCTCGCTGGCCACCGCGAAATCGGCCGGGCGGGGATCGGCTGCGTCGGCGGGGAACACCCGGGTGGCCGCCCCCGGACGCTCGCGCATCACCAGCACCCGGGGCACCACCAGGAAGCCCGGCTGGGCCGGGTCGAAGGGGAACGATCCGAAGGCCGGTAGTCGGTCGCGACCCTCACCTGCCCACTGGGCGAAGTCCTGCCAGGCATGGGTCATCGGTGCATCGCCGGAAGCCTCGAAGCGGGCCTGTTCGCCCCAGCCCACCAGGGCGGGACCGTCATCGGGGGCGGCCCATACCCAGGGACGCTCCAGTTCCTCGGCGGTGACATCGGACGGGGCGCTCTGCAGGATCTGGCCCAGCCATTCGGCATTGCCCACGTGGCGCAGCTTGGCCTCGTCATGCAACGGTCGACCGTCCTTGGTTCGTTCGTTATCGTCTGCAGGGGCCACGGCGCCCAAGTCTACGGGAGCCTGTCGCCCGGTTGCATGTGACGGCGCCATCGCTGCCGGGGGAGTCAATCGCTCGTCCATGCCCCACCGTCGCGGCGCACCTGCTCGGCGTGGTTGCGCACCGCCAGGCGATCGAGCTTGCCCGACGCCAGCATCGGCAGGTGGTCGGTCACCACCACCACGCGCGGCGCCAACTGGCGTCCCAACAGCTCTCCGACGAGGTCACGCAGCGCCGCCGGTGAGTCCTGGGTCCACGCATCGGTGGGCACCACCACGGCGCTCACCACCTGCCCCCAGCGGGGATGGGGAAGTGCCACGACGGCGGCCCGGGCGACCATCGGTGCCGACAGCACTGCCGCCCGCACCTGGTCGGCGGCGACCTTCAATCCGCCGGTGATGATCACATCGTCCACGCGGCCGGTGACCTCCAGTCGCCCATGGCGCAGGTGGCCCAGGTCGGAGGTGGCAAGCCACTTGGTGCCGTTGAGCTGCGACACTCCGGGCTCGCCGTCCAGGTAGCCGCTCATCACCATCGGACCGGCAATCCAGATCGTGCCGCGATCGCTGCCGGCGTCGGGACGCTCACCCAGTGACAGCTCGACCCCCCGCAGCGGCCTGCCGTCGTAGACACAACCCCCGCAGGTCTCGCTCATGCCATAGCTCAGGTGCAGGGCGACGCCCGCGGCGAGCGCCTCGTCGACCAGCTGCCGGTCGGTGGCGGCGCCGCCCACCAGCACGGCCGACAACGAGCGCAACGCGTCGCGCCCGGCCGCATCATCCAGCAGGTCGCGCAGCTGCGTGGGCACCAGCGAGAGGTTCACCCACGCCTCGGGCCGCCCGGCGCGCGCGGCGCCCACCGCCGTGGCCAAGGATGCCGCGTCAAGGTGGTGCACCAGGCCGGGTCGAGTCCCGTCCAGCACGGAGCGGGCCACCACCTGCAGGCCGGCGATGTGGTGGGCGGGCAGCGTCAGCAGCCAGCGTGCCGGACCACCCAGTCGTTGGTCGGTGGCGCGGATGGACGCCCGCAGTTGCGCGGCGGACAGGCCCACCAGACGCCCGTGGCCGGTGGTCGAGCCGGAGGTGCGCATCACCAACCGCACATCGTCCGGCAGACGCACCATGCGTCGCGCGAGGTCGTCGCGCAGCGCCACCGGGTCCTCATCGGGGCCCAGGGGCATCAGCACGGGGGACTCGCGCTCGCACAGCAGCCGATGCACGGCGCCCGCCAGCGCATCGATCGACGACTGCGTGCGCTCGACGCGCAGCAGCTGCACCCTCGAGGCCGGGTCGGGTGTCATCGCAGGCCCCGTGTGGTCACGCCGTCCGCGGCGCAGGTCGGGCCGCCGGTGGGCCGGGATGTCATGGCCGGCTCAGAAGTAGTAGGGATACTTCGACCAGTCCGGCGCGCGGTGCTGCAGGAAGGCGTCGCGTCCCTCCTGGGCCTCCTCGGTCATATATGCCAGGCGCGTCGCCTCGCCGGCGAAGGCCTGCTGGCCGGCGATGCCGTCGTCGATCATGTTGAACGCATACTTCAGCATGCGGATCGACTGCGGCGACTTGGTGGCCACGGTGAGGCCCCAGTCGATCGCCGTGTCCTCGAGCTCGGCATGGGGCACCACCTTGTTGATCACGCCCCAGGCCTCGGCCTCCTGGGGTGTGTAGGGCTCGGCCAGGAAGAAGATCTGGCGGGCGCGCTTGTCGCCCACCTGACGGGCCAGCAGGCCAGCGCCGTAGCCGGCGTCGAACGAGCTCACATTGGCGTCCACCTGCTTGAACACGGCATGTTCGGCGCTGGCGACCGCCAGGTCGCAGACCACCATGAGGGAGTGGCCCCCGCCGGTGGTCCAACCGGGGATCGCCGCGATGATGGGCTTGGGGGTCGAGCGCATCAGGCGCTGCACCTCAAGGATGTGCATCCGTGCCCGACGGCCGCGGTCGATGCGTGAGCGACGCTGCTCGGTCATGCCCGCGGGGTCCGCGCCGCGCTCGCCATAGGGGGTCTGGTCGGCCAGGTACTGGTAGCCGTCGGTGCCGCGCGAGCGCTGGTCACCACCCGAGGAGAAGGCGTAGCCGCCGTCCTTGGGGGAGGGGCCGTTGCCGGTGAGGATGATCGCCGCCACATCGGGCGTGGAGCGCGCATCGTCGATGCAGCGGTAGAGCTCGTCGACGGTGCGGGGATCGAAGCCGTTGCGGATCTCGGGACGATCGATGGCGATGCGCACCACCGGCAGGTCGACGCCGGCCGGGACGCCATCGGCGGCGCCCCGTGAGATCAGTCGGTGGTAGGTGGTGTCGACGAGGGGATCGTCTTCGCTCTGGATCTCGCGCCAGCGCTGCGGGTCAAAGGTGTCGGACACACCGGGAAGGCTGCTCATAGCTGCGAAATTATCACCCGGGCCGACCGGATCGCCCACCGCCACCTCGCCGGGGGTGTCGACACGGACGGGCCCAACCATCACCCGGCGGGCGCTGCCGTGCGGGGCCGCGGACCGGATGCCCAGCGGTCCGGACGCCCCGCAGCTCAGATGTTCTGCAGTTCAGATGTTCTGCGGCGCCGGGCCGGCCTGGTAGACGTTCTCCAGGTCGTGGCCCTGCTCGTCGAGGATGATCGTGGGGATGGCCGGCTCGGCGTTCGAGATGCGGTGCGCATCCAGGGGGAGCTCGGCCCGGGCGGCCTCGTGGCGGTCACGGGCCGCCTGCAGGGGCTCGGCACCGACGATCGTCCCGTCGCTCACCAGCTCGGTCAGCAGCATGCGGTCGTTCGAGCCCACGCGCGGGGCGGCATTGATGCCGATCACCTCCGCCTGCGCCACCCCCTGGTCATCCAGGGCGCGACTGGCGAACTTGCGTCCACCGAGCGTCTTCTTGTTGGTCGAAGCCTTGGCCACATCGGCCATCGGCGCGTTCGGATCGTCCGACAGGGTGCGGGCGACCATCTTGTAGACGAAGCCACAGGTGGGATGGCCCGAGCCGGTGACCAGGCTGGTGCCCACGCCGAAGCCGTCCACCGGGGCACCGCGCAGGGCCGCGATCTGGTATTCGTCGAGGTCGTTGGTGACGATGATCTTGGTCTGCCTGGCACCCAGGGAGTCGAGCAGACGCCGCACGTGCTTCACCTCGGTGCTCAGGTCGCCCGAGTCGATGCGCACGCCGCCGAGCTTGCCGCCGGTCAGCTCCACCGCCTTGTGGATGGCCGCGTCGATGTCGTAGGTGTCCACCAGCAGGGTGGTGTCCGCGCCCAGCCACTCCAGTTGGGCGCGGAAGGCGTCCTCCTCGGTGTCGTAGAGCATGGTGAACGCGTGGGCCGCGGTGCCGCTCACCGGCAGGCCCCAGCGCCGGCCGGCCTCCAGGTCGGAGGTGCCGCTGAAGCCGGCGATCCATGCGGCGCGGGCGGCCGCCACGGCAGCCTCCTCGTGGGTGCGTCGCGCCCCGAACTCCTGGATCGGGCGGCCCTCCGCGGCCATCGTCATGCGGCTGGCCGCCGACGCGATGGCCGAGTCGTGGTTGTAGATCGACAGCATGAGGGTCTCCAGCAGCACCGCCTCGGCGAAGCTGCCCTCCACCTGCAGCAGGGGGGAGCCGCTGAAGAACAGTTCACCCTCGGGATAGCCGGTCACGTTGCCGGTGAAGCGGTAGCTCGCCAGGTATTCGGCCAGCATGTCGTCGGCGACGCCGGCGCCCACCAGGTAGTCGATCTGTTCGTCGTCGAACCGGAAGTTCTCGATCGCCTCGAGTGCCCGACCGGTGCCACCCACCACGCCGTAGCTGCGTCCGCTGGGCAGGCGGCGGGGGAACAGCTCGAACAGGGTGCGGTGGAAGGCCTGGCCGGTGTGCAGGGCAGCCCGCACCATCGTGAGCTCGTACATATCGGTCATCAGAGCCGTGGAGGTCATGGCTCCAGACTAGGGCGCGGGGTGCGCCGCAGGGGGTCACACCGGCGCGGGAGCACCGACTGCGCCCGGATCACCCGGGCCTTTTGCGTGATGGGTAAAGATAGACACATGTCCGAATCTGCACCGATGACTGCCCCGGAAGGTGGCACGGCACTCGCCGAGCGTCCTGCCGAGGATGCCCTCAGCGCCAACCCGTGGGTGACGGTGGTCTGGGACGATCCGGTCAACCTGATGAGCTATGTCACCCACGTCTTCTGTAGCTATTTCCACTATTCCCGCGATCGTGCCGAGCGTCTCATGATGCAGGTGCACATGGAGGGCAAGGCAGTGGTCAGTTCCGGAGGGCGTGAGGAGATGGAACGGGATGTGAACGCCATGCACGGCTTTGGCCTGTGGGCAACAGTGTCGCGGGCCGAATGATGCATGGTTTCCGGCGCCGCCGCGGCCAGCTCACCTGCACCTTCGAGGACACGGAGTTGACGATCCTGTGCTCCCTGACCAAGACATTGCTCCAATTGCTGCGCTCCGATGCGATGCCGCCGGTGCGTGCCAGCTCCTGGAATGATTCCAGCGATTGCTCTCCCGAGGCCCTGTTCGCCGAGCTGGAGAACCAGATGGGGTGCGAGGTCAAGGCCGATTTCGCCACCAATCCCGAGGTTGACCCCGTGTTGCGTCGCCTCTTCCCCGATGCCTACCGCGACGACGAGGGCGCCTCCACCGAGTTCCGCCGCTTCAGCCAGGCCTCCGAGCGTGACGAGAAGCTCGACGCGGCCGTTGCCATGCTGTCCGATATGAACCAGGTGGGCCACGACGGGCGCTGCGCCGTGCCTGACGAGCATGTCAACGACTGGCTCAAGACGCTGACCGCGCTGCGGGTGGCGGTGGCCGTGCGACTGGGCATCAAGACCTCAGCCGACGCCGACGAGTTGGGCGAACTGCCCGATGAGGATCCCCGTACCGCCGTCTTCTCCATCTATGAATGGCTGGGCTGGGTGCAGGAATCCCTGCTCGACTGCCTGCACTGACCCCGGGCGCCCGCGCGGCGCCCACGGCGGCAGTGTGGCCGGTCGGCCGATCCCGACGATTCAGGGTGCCCGTCTAGAGTTGGTCGGGTGAACAGGGACGTCAACGCGCCGATCGGAATCTTCGACTCAGGATTCGGCGGGCTCACCGTGGCCCGGGCCGTGGTCGACCTGCTGCCCCGCGAGGACATCATCTACCTGGGCGACACCGCCCGTGCCCCCTACGGTCCCCGTCCGATCGCCGAGGTGCGCGAGTTCGTGCTGCAGGCGCTCGACAGCCTGGTCGCCCGGGGCGTGAAGTCGCTGGTGATCGCCTGCAACACCGGATCATCGGCAGCCCTGCACGACGCGCGTGAGCGCTACGACCTGCCGATCACCGAAGTGGTGCTGCCGGCCGCCCGCAAGGCCGCCCGGATCACCCGCAACGGACGCGTCGGGGTGATCTGCACCCGCGGCACCGCCATCTCGCGGTCGTACAACGATGCCCTGGCCGCCTCGCCGGTGAAGCTGTTCACCCAGGTGTGCCCGCGCTTCGTGGAGTTCGTGGAGGCCGGCATCACCACCGGCCCCGAGGTGCTGCAACTCGCCCGTGAATACCTCGCGCCCCTGCAGGCCGACGACATCGACACCCTCATCCTGGGCTGCACCCACTACCCGCTGCTGTCCGGGGTGATCAGCTATGTGATGGGTGAGGACGTCACCCTGGTGTCCAGCTCCGATGAGTGTGCCCGCGCCGTGTTCGCCGAGCTCACCCGCGACGACCTGCTGCGCACCGAACCCCACGAGCCGCAGCGTGAATTCTTCACCACCGGCGACCCCGCCCAGTTCGGTGGCCTGGGGCGTCGCCTCATGGGTGGCTTCGTCAATGGCGTGCGCCAATTGAGGTTGTCCGAACCCGCCGAGTTGTGAGCCCCGGGCAGCCGGGTCAATGGCCCGGCGCACCCTCGGGGTGGGCCTGTAGCGAAAGTGTCCGGCCCGGTGCGGGTGAGGGTTGTCGCGAGCGTCTGCGGCCCGGTCCGGCCAGCATTGGGCGAACGGGGCATCACAGGTAGATTTGCAGGCGTGTCTGAATCGACGAAGTCCGTAACGCGGAGCGATGGCCGGTCACTTGATCAGCTGCGTCCCGTTTCCATCACCCGGCACTGGCTTGACCATGCCGAGGGCTCATGCCTCATCGAGGCCGGCCGCACCCGGGTGCTCGTGGCGGCGTCGGTCACCGAGGGCGTGCCGCGTTGGCGCAGGGGCTCCGGTCTCGGCTGGGTGACCAGCGAATACGAAATGCTGCCGCGCGCCACCAATACCCGCAATGACCGCGAGTCGCGGCGCGGCAAGATCAGCGGCCGCACCCACGAGATCAGCCGCCTCATCGGCCGCAGCCTGCGCGCCGTCATCGACTACAAGGCGCTGGGTGAGAACACCATCGTCGTCGACGCCGACGTGCTGCAGGCCGACGGCGGCACCCGCACCGCCTCGATCACCGGCGCCTATGTAGCCCTCCACGACGCCGTCGAGTGGCTGCGCGAGCGTGGCTCGCTGGCAGGCGAGCCCCTCACCGGCTCCGTCTCGGCCATCTCGGTGGGCATCGTCAAGGGCGTGCCGATGCTCGACCTGGCCTACGACGAGGACTCGACCGCCGACGTCGACATGAACATCGTGGCCACCGGCACCGGCGACTTCGTCGAGGTGCAGGGAACCGCCGAGGGCGCCACCTTCGACCGCAAGCTGCTGGGACGCCTGCTCGACCTGGCCGACAAGGGAAATCGTGAGCTGACCGACCTGCAACAACGCGTGATCGCCGCCGCCGACGGGAAGGCCCAGCTATGACCTCTGAAGTGCTGTTGGCCACCAACAACGCCAAGAAGCTCACCGAGCTGCGCCGGATCATCGTCGAATATGACATGGACATCCAGGTGCTCTCGCTGAAGGACATCGCCAGCTATCCCGAGCCGGAGGAGACCGAGTGGACCTTCGAGGGCAACGCCCTCATCAAGGCCCGCCAGGGAATGATCCACTCCGGACTGCCCGCACTCGCCGACGATTCCGGCCTGTGCGTCGACGCCCTGGGCCACATGCCCGGGGTACGCAGCTCGCGCTGGGACGGCCCCGAGCAGGAGGACATCGCCAACATGGAGTTGGTGCTGCGCCAGATCGAGGACGTGCCCCGCGGGCGTCGTCAGGCCCAATTCGTGTCGGTGATGGCGCTGGTGATGCCCGATGGCCGCGAGTTCACCACCCGGGGTGAGATGACCGGGCACCTGACCACGCGCCCGAAGGGCTCCCACGGATTCGGCTACGACCCGATCTTCGTGCCCGACGAGCAGGTTCCCGATTCCGAGGGACGCCTGCGCACCGCCGCCGAGATGTCGGCTGCCGAGAAGGACGCGATCAGCCATCGCGGACGTTCCGTGCGCGCCATGCTGCCGATCCTGGCGGCCCAGCTCGGCCTTGCGGCCCCCAAGGAACTCGACGACGAGGAAGAGATCGTCCCCGGATCGCAGAACTCCGGTCCGGCCCCCACCGCACCGCCCAGCGAATGGACCGCCTCCATCCCGGCGGTCGGCAAGCCCACGAGCGGTGCCAACCTGGGCGACCTGCCATCGGGCGGCGTCACCCCCCTGGAGCCCTGATATGCGTCAATACCTTGACCTGCTCACCCGCGTGATGGACGAGGGCATCGACAAGTCCGACCGCACCGGCGTCGGCACCCGCAGCGTCTTCGGCCACCAGATGCGCTTCCACCTGGCCGACGGCTTCCCGCTGGTCACCACCAAGAAGATCTACACCCGTGGCGTGTTCGGCGAGCTGCTGTGGTTCCTGCGCGGCGACACGAACATCGGCTGGCTGCACCGCAACAATGTGCACATCTGGGACGAATGGGCCGACGAGAACGGCGACCTGGGGCCCGTCTACGGCCACCAGTGGCGCAGCTGGCCGGTGCCCGGTGGCGGCCACGTCGACCAGCTCGCCAAGGTGATCGACCAGATCAAGAACGACCCCAATTCACGCCGCCTGGTGGTCTCGGCCTGGAACGTGGCCGAGGTCGACGACATGGCGCTTCCGCCCTGCCACCTGCTGTTCCAGTTCTACGTGACCCCCGGCGAGGACGGGCAGCCCGGCAAGCTGTCCTGCGGGCTCTACCAGCGCAGCGCCGACCTGTTCCTGGGCGTGCCGTTCAACATCGCGAGCTACGCCCTGCTCACCCACATGGTGGCGCAGGTGTGCGGCCTGGGCGTCGGCGACTTCGTCCACACCCTGGGTGATGCGCACATCTACCACAACCACTTCGACCAGGTGGCCGAACAGCTGTCCCGCACGCCCAAGGCGCTGCCGCGGTTGGCGCTCAACCCGCAGGTGAGGAACATCGACGAGTTCGAGCTGTCCGACATCACCGTGGAGGGCTACGAACCCGACCCCGCCATCAAGGCCCCCATCGCCGTGTGAGCCTTCCGCCGGGTGGCCACGGGGGCTGCGACCCCGGCTTGAGGTCGCCCACGGCCCGCGCGTCCATTCCTGAGTTGCCCACATTCCATGAGCCGAACCACCGAGGAGCAGATGATGACCGATGCGAGTGCAAGCCATGACAATGCCCCCAAGCGGGTGCTGCGCGACGAGGACGCCCCCGGGGTGGTCGCGATCGCCGTGGTGGCGACCAATGGCGTGATCGGCGATGGGCACGACCAGCCCTTCAAGTTCCCCGAGGACTGGGCCCGCTTCAAGCGCGTGACGCTCGGCCATCCGCTCATCATGGGACGACGCACCCACGACGCCATGGGCTTGCTCACCGGACGCACCAACATCGTCGTGAGTCGCACACCCCAGGCCGTCACCTGGCCCGATCAGGCGCCGGAGGGCTCCCATGGCATCGCCGTCTCGAGCATCGAGGAGGCACTCGCGGTGGCCTCGGGGCTGGACCAGCGCATCTACGTGATCGGCGGGGGACAGATCTACAAGGCCGCCTGGGACTGGCTGACCGACCTCGACATCACCGCCGTGCACGAACCGGCCGACGGCTCGGTCACCTTCCCCGAGATCAGCGCGCAGGACTGGTCGCAGACCAGCAGCGAGCCGCACGGGGAGTTCGACTTCGTGCACTATGCGCGCATCAGCGCACCGCGTCCGCTGCCCCCCGCCACGGGGGACGCGGTCGCCGACCACTGAGCGATGCGGGCCACGGCCAGCATCCTGCACCTCGACCTCGACGCCTTCTTCGCCTCGGTTGAGCAACGCGACAAGCCGTCCCTGCGCGGCAAGCCGGTTGCCGTCGGGGGCGTCGGGGACCGCGGAGTGGTGGCCACCGCCAGCTATGAGGCCCGCAAGCTCGGCCTGCATTCGGCGATGAGCACCTCCCAGGCCCGTCACCTGGCGCCGCACGCCGCCTATCTCAGCCCGCGGGGCGACGCCTACCGGCAGTCGAGCCGCATCGTGATGGCCCTGTTGGGCGAGCTCAGCCCGCTCGTGGAGCCCCTGAGCATCGACGAGGCCTTCGTTGACCTGGAGGCCGGCGGCCAGGACACCAGCCCCGAGGCGATCGCCGGCCTGGTGCGTGAGCTGCGCGCCGAGATCGTCCATCGCACCGAGGGCCTGCACGCATCGGTCGGTGTCGGCACCAGCAAGTTGATGGCCAAGCTCGGCAGCGAGCGGGCCAAGCCGAATGGGCAGTTGATCGTGCCACCGGGTAGCGAACGCGATGTGCTGTCGCCGCTACCGGCCAACGCCATCCCCGGGGTCGGGCCGGCCACCATGGACCGGCTGTCACGGTTGGGGATCCGCACCGTGGGTGACCTGCGGGAGGCCAGCGTCGCGGAGCTGGTGCGCGAGCTGGGGCAGGCCGTGGGGGAGTCATTGCACGTGCTTGCCTCGGGACGCGACGACCGGGCGGTGAGCCCACGCGGCGAGGCGAAGTCGATCTCGGTGGAGGACACCTTCGACTCCGACCTCACCGATCCGGCAGTCATCGCCTCGGTGATCGAGCGCGATGCGCGCGCGGTGGCCGGCAGGCTCACCCGGGCGGGCCTGTTCGCCCGCACCGTCACCGTGAAGGTCCGACTGGCCGACTTCACGACGCTGTCCCGCTCACGCACGCTGTCAGGCGCCACGGACAACCCGGAGCGGATCGCGGCGACGGCCCAGGCGCTGATCACCGGCGTGCGCA
The window above is part of the Propionibacterium freudenreichii subsp. freudenreichii genome. Proteins encoded here:
- the murI gene encoding glutamate racemase; amino-acid sequence: MNRDVNAPIGIFDSGFGGLTVARAVVDLLPREDIIYLGDTARAPYGPRPIAEVREFVLQALDSLVARGVKSLVIACNTGSSAALHDARERYDLPITEVVLPAARKAARITRNGRVGVICTRGTAISRSYNDALAASPVKLFTQVCPRFVEFVEAGITTGPEVLQLAREYLAPLQADDIDTLILGCTHYPLLSGVISYVMGEDVTLVSSSDECARAVFAELTRDDLLRTEPHEPQREFFTTGDPAQFGGLGRRLMGGFVNGVRQLRLSEPAEL
- a CDS encoding isochorismate synthase; the protein is MHDEAKLRHVGNAEWLGQILQSAPSDVTAEELERPWVWAAPDDGPALVGWGEQARFEASGDAPMTHAWQDFAQWAGEGRDRLPAFGSFPFDPAQPGFLVVPRVLVMRERPGAATRVFPADAADPRPADFAVASELHVDFTLPRGSREHWTEAVDATRAVLSEPVGSDTGEVMQKVVLARRVHARADRALDQRRILATLAARFTDCWTFSHDGLVGATPELLAEVHDGVFHCRILAGTRKPKWDEELLTDPKERREHELSVTSVTTHLAQAGLLDAQVTGPFLLRLPNVTHLATDIRATVRPGHGSADISDLLYPTAAICGAPRDLAFAQIQRVEGLDRGRFSGPVGWLRPDGSGQWALALRCAQFDDGSRNADLFAGAGILPDSDAGREWLETDAKMEPMRRALSAG
- the clpS gene encoding ATP-dependent Clp protease adapter ClpS, with the translated sequence MTAPEGGTALAERPAEDALSANPWVTVVWDDPVNLMSYVTHVFCSYFHYSRDRAERLMMQVHMEGKAVVSSGGREEMERDVNAMHGFGLWATVSRAE
- a CDS encoding 1,4-dihydroxy-2-naphthoyl-CoA synthase; translation: MSSLPGVSDTFDPQRWREIQSEDDPLVDTTYHRLISRGAADGVPAGVDLPVVRIAIDRPEIRNGFDPRTVDELYRCIDDARSTPDVAAIILTGNGPSPKDGGYAFSSGGDQRSRGTDGYQYLADQTPYGERGADPAGMTEQRRSRIDRGRRARMHILEVQRLMRSTPKPIIAAIPGWTTGGGHSLMVVCDLAVASAEHAVFKQVDANVSSFDAGYGAGLLARQVGDKRARQIFFLAEPYTPQEAEAWGVINKVVPHAELEDTAIDWGLTVATKSPQSIRMLKYAFNMIDDGIAGQQAFAGEATRLAYMTEEAQEGRDAFLQHRAPDWSKYPYYF
- a CDS encoding DUF2017 domain-containing protein, whose amino-acid sequence is MMHGFRRRRGQLTCTFEDTELTILCSLTKTLLQLLRSDAMPPVRASSWNDSSDCSPEALFAELENQMGCEVKADFATNPEVDPVLRRLFPDAYRDDEGASTEFRRFSQASERDEKLDAAVAMLSDMNQVGHDGRCAVPDEHVNDWLKTLTALRVAVAVRLGIKTSADADELGELPDEDPRTAVFSIYEWLGWVQESLLDCLH
- a CDS encoding AMP-binding protein codes for the protein MTPDPASRVQLLRVERTQSSIDALAGAVHRLLCERESPVLMPLGPDEDPVALRDDLARRMVRLPDDVRLVMRTSGSTTGHGRLVGLSAAQLRASIRATDQRLGGPARWLLTLPAHHIAGLQVVARSVLDGTRPGLVHHLDAASLATAVGAARAGRPEAWVNLSLVPTQLRDLLDDAAGRDALRSLSAVLVGGAATDRQLVDEALAAGVALHLSYGMSETCGGCVYDGRPLRGVELSLGERPDAGSDRGTIWIAGPMVMSGYLDGEPGVSQLNGTKWLATSDLGHLRHGRLEVTGRVDDVIITGGLKVAADQVRAAVLSAPMVARAAVVALPHPRWGQVVSAVVVPTDAWTQDSPAALRDLVGELLGRQLAPRVVVVTDHLPMLASGKLDRLAVRNHAEQVRRDGGAWTSD
- a CDS encoding nicotinate phosphoribosyltransferase, giving the protein MTSTALMTDMYELTMVRAALHTGQAFHRTLFELFPRRLPSGRSYGVVGGTGRALEAIENFRFDDEQIDYLVGAGVADDMLAEYLASYRFTGNVTGYPEGELFFSGSPLLQVEGSFAEAVLLETLMLSIYNHDSAIASAASRMTMAAEGRPIQEFGARRTHEEAAVAAARAAWIAGFSGTSDLEAGRRWGLPVSGTAAHAFTMLYDTEEDAFRAQLEWLGADTTLLVDTYDIDAAIHKAVELTGGKLGGVRIDSGDLSTEVKHVRRLLDSLGARQTKIIVTNDLDEYQIAALRGAPVDGFGVGTSLVTGSGHPTCGFVYKMVARTLSDDPNAPMADVAKASTNKKTLGGRKFASRALDDQGVAQAEVIGINAAPRVGSNDRMLLTELVSDGTIVGAEPLQAARDRHEAARAELPLDAHRISNAEPAIPTIILDEQGHDLENVYQAGPAPQNI
- the rph gene encoding ribonuclease PH encodes the protein MSESTKSVTRSDGRSLDQLRPVSITRHWLDHAEGSCLIEAGRTRVLVAASVTEGVPRWRRGSGLGWVTSEYEMLPRATNTRNDRESRRGKISGRTHEISRLIGRSLRAVIDYKALGENTIVVDADVLQADGGTRTASITGAYVALHDAVEWLRERGSLAGEPLTGSVSAISVGIVKGVPMLDLAYDEDSTADVDMNIVATGTGDFVEVQGTAEGATFDRKLLGRLLDLADKGNRELTDLQQRVIAAADGKAQL
- a CDS encoding thymidylate synthase; the protein is MRQYLDLLTRVMDEGIDKSDRTGVGTRSVFGHQMRFHLADGFPLVTTKKIYTRGVFGELLWFLRGDTNIGWLHRNNVHIWDEWADENGDLGPVYGHQWRSWPVPGGGHVDQLAKVIDQIKNDPNSRRLVVSAWNVAEVDDMALPPCHLLFQFYVTPGEDGQPGKLSCGLYQRSADLFLGVPFNIASYALLTHMVAQVCGLGVGDFVHTLGDAHIYHNHFDQVAEQLSRTPKALPRLALNPQVRNIDEFELSDITVEGYEPDPAIKAPIAV